One segment of Coffea arabica cultivar ET-39 chromosome 7c, Coffea Arabica ET-39 HiFi, whole genome shotgun sequence DNA contains the following:
- the LOC113695390 gene encoding IQ domain-containing protein IQM6 has protein sequence MGMSFSCPLSHDLDGQLESLLVRQISFERGDVKAVIRSVSFNGRDSDSKAAMKSFDSGKMILEGSLSFKGRELEISLKAPAFDVENTGIIASINNAKSKQVPPTSPAPDSVFEKSIAMPSPGPANDRDMAALKLQKTYKSFRTRRQLADCAVLVEQRWWKLLDFAELKRTSVSFFDEKPETAISRWSRARTRAAKVGKGLSKDKKARKLALQHWLEAIDPRHRYGHNLQFYYVNWLQCESKQPFFYWLDIGEGKEVNLEKCPRSKLHQQCIKYLGPIERMAYEVVIEDGKFKYKESGQLLDTRGGPEDAKWIFVLSVSKVLYVGLKKKGTFQHSSFLAGGATLSAGRLVVEDGILKAVWPHSGHYLPTEENFEELMSFLKQKNVDLSVVQRAPTGEEEEVFVRKQSLRKTISEPDFSRAGDDADAKISEREKVDSIKKYCKGTENLPPQISRWSRGLHSKISVLEIPKKEDVLELFKNQEEQEHQIGGETPADGYETAEENLSDSDFSVSKENLFDEDVEEDEEEAIPKGEIIRRIFSHKGMKSYQLAKQLSCKWTTGAGPRIGCVRDYPSELQVRGLELVNLSPRTSFSSPRKSLTPNFSRETPGRSPLGS, from the exons ATGGGGATGTCTTTTTCATGCCCTTTATCGCATGATTTGGATGGTCAATTGGAATCCCTTTTAGTTAGACAAATAAGTTTTGAACGTGGTGATGTAAAAGCTGTAATACGTTCTGTTAGTTTTAACGGTAGAGATTCTGATTCTAAAGCAGCGATGAAGTCTTTCGATTCTGGAAAAATGATCCTTGAAGGGTCTCTCAGCTTTAAAGGCCGGGAATTAGAGATATCACTGAAAGCTCCTGCCTTTGATGTAGAAAACACAGGAATTATTGCATCAATCAACAATGCCAAGAGCAAGCAAGTCCCTCCAACGTCACCTGCCCCAGATAGTGTGTTTGAGAAATCTATAGCAATGCCCTCGCCAGGTCCTGCAAATGATAGAGATATGGCTGCTCTAAAGCTGCAGAAAACATATAAAAGTTTCCGAACCAGAAGGCAACTAGCAGATTGTGCGGTTCTAGTGGAACAAAGATG GTGGAAGTTATTGGATTTTGCTGAACTCAAGCGCACTTCTGTGTCATTCTTTGACGAGAAACCTGAAACAGCAATTTCACGTTGGTCGAGGGCAAGAACAAGAGCGGCTAAG GTAGGGAAAGGTTTGTCAAAGGATAAAAAGGCACGCAAACTTGCTTTGCAACATTGGCTTGAGGCT ATTGATCCCCGTCATCGATATGGCCATAATCTTCAATTTTATTATGTCAACTGGCTTCAGTGTGAGAGTAAACAGCCCTTCTTCTACTG GCTTGATATTGGAGAAGGTAAAGAAGTAAATCTTGAGAAATGCCCTCGATCAAAACTTCATCAACAATGCATAAAGTATCTTGGGCCG ATAGAAAGAATGGCGTATGAAGTTGTAATAGAGGACGGAAAGTTTAAGTACAAAGAAAGCGGACAGCTTCTAGATACAAGAGGCGGTCCTGAGGATGCGAAGTGGATTTTCGTTCTCAGCGTCTCCAAGGTCTTGTATGTTGGGCTGAAAAAGAAAGGCAcatttcagcattcaagtttCTTGGCAGGTGGTGCTACATTATCTGCTGGGAGATTAGTAGTGGAAGATGGCATTCTAAAG GCTGTCTGGCCTCACAGTGGCCATTACCTCCCAacagaagaaaattttgaagaacTTATGTCATTCCTTAAGCAAAAAAATGTCGACCTCAGTGTTGTCCAG AGAGCCCCAACTGGTGAGGAGGAAGAAGTCTTTGTTAGGAAACAAAGTCTTCGAAAAACCATATCAGAACCAGACTTCAGTCGAGCTGGTGATGATGCTGATGCTAAAATCTCCGAAAGAGAGAAAGTTGATTCGATCAAGAAATATTGCAAGGGCACCGAGAATTTACCGCCGCAAATATCGAGGTGGTCTCGAGGACTTCACTCGAAGATTTCTGTACTTGAAATACCCAAAAAGGAGGATGTGTTGGAGCTGTTCAAGaatcaagaggaacaagagcATCAAATTGGTGGTGAAACTCCGGCGGATGGATATGAAACAGCGGAAGAGAACTTGTCCGACTCTGATTTCTCAGTTTCCAAGGAAAATCTGTTCGATGAGGAtgttgaagaagatgaagaagaagccATTCCAAAAGGAGAGATTATTAGGAGAATATTTTCGCATAAAGGAATGAAATCTTATCAGTTAGCTAAGCAATTGTCTTGTAAATGGACAACAGGAGCTGGTCCACGGATTGGATGTGTCAGGGACTATCCTTCGGAGCTTCAAGTTCGTGGCTTGGAGCTGGTGAATCTATCTCCAAGGACCAGTTTTTCGTCTCCCAGGAAATCTCTAACTCCAAACTTTAGCAGGGAAACCCCGGGCAGAAGTCCACTTGGTTCTTAA